The Gammaproteobacteria bacterium genome segment AGGCTGACGTGCGTAAAAAAATCGACGTTCAGTCCTTACAACCCGGGATGTACGTGGCCGAACTCGACCGGCCGTGGTTAGGAACGCCTTTCCTGTTCCAAGGCTTCGAGATCCGCTCTCAAGAAGAGATTGCGGAGCTGCGGCGCTATTGTCAGTGGGTTTACGTCAACATCCCCGACACCGTCAACTACACACCGACGCCCCGTCCGGTAGCCAAATCTATCCCAACGCCGCCGGCCGCCCCCACCGAGGCCGAGCAGCGGATTGCGCGCGACATTCTTAAGATCATCAATCAACCGCGCACCGAGCCGGTTTACCACGATCAAACCACGCTCGAACAAGAGATCCACGAGATCCGCGAGCAGCATGTCCAAGCGCGCACCATGATCTTCCAAGTTTTGGAAGATGCGCGCCTAGGGAAAAGCATCGACGTCGCCGCCGCCAAACGTGTCGTCGGTGAGCTGGCCGAGAGCGTGATCCGCAACCCGGATGCGCTCACCTGCTTCAGCCAGCTAAAGAAGAAAGACGAATACACGGCGCTGCACAGCTTGCGCGTGTGCGTCTTGGCCCTCGCCTTCGGTCGCCATCTCGGCCTCGACCGCGACGGCTTACAGATTCTGGGCATCGGCGCACTGTTGCACGATATCGGCAAAATGGCCGTGCCGAACGAAATACTAAATAAGCCGGGCGTGCTCACCGACCAAGAGTTCCAGGTAATGCGCAGCCATGTCCCGCGCGGCGTGGAAATACTGGAGAAAACGTCAGGCATCCCACGCACCGCCATCGAAGTGGCGCGTTGTCATCATGAACGCTACAGCGGCGGCGGCTATATCCAAGGCCTCAAAGGCGAGCAGATCGGGTTCTTCGGCATGATCGGCGGTATCGTCGACTGTTACGACGCTATCACCAGCGACCGCGCCTATCACGATGGTATGTCGGCGCACGCTGCTTTGAAAAAAATGTACGAGTGGCGCGGCCGCGATTTCCATCCGCGGCTGGTCGAGCAGTTCATTCAATGCATGGGCATCTACCCGATCGGTAGCGTGGTCGAGCTCAGTACCGGCGAGATCGCCGTCGTTGTCACCATGAACCGCGTACGCCGCTTAAAGCCGCGCGTCACGGTGGTACTCAATGCCAATTACGCGCCTTATCCGGTACCCGTCACGATCGACCTGATGCAACACAAGACCGCCGACGGACGACCGTGCGAAATCGAGCGAGTGCTCGAGCCAGGCATATACGGCATCAATCCGACGCTTTATCTGCCGTTGCCAGACGTGAAACAATTCTTCGGCCAGCAACCGCAAGCCTCTTTCCGCGATCGCTAGATCGCCGCTTAAAAAAGCGCGAGCTGATCACCCGCCGCCATCGGTGCGCGAAAGCGCGTCGTATCGAGATCGACGTGATCACGCGCGTTTAACCCCAAGCGACGACACGCTAAACGAAATCGGTGACCCAGCATTTGCGCGTACTCGCCGTGGCCGGTCATGCGCGAGCCGAAGGTCGAATCGTATTCCTTGCCAGCACGCGCTTCGCGAACCCGCGCCATGACGTGTTCTGCACTGAGCGGCGCATGCAGCACTAGCCACTCCTTGAACAAATCCTTTACCTCGTGCGGCAACCGCAACAGCACATAACCGGCATGACCGGCGCCGGCGGTATGGGCGGCTTCGAGAATCGATTCCATTTCGCCGTCGGTCAACACCGGAATCACCGGCGCGACTAACACGCCGGTCGGCACACCGGCGGCGCTTAATGTCTGTAACGCTTGTAACCGGCGTTGCGGCGCGGTCGTACGCGGCTCAAGCTTGCGCGCGAGTTCGTGTTTCAACGTGGTAATACTGAAAAACACTTGCACCAAATTTTTCTTCGCCATCGGCGCCAGCAGATCGAGATCGCGCTCGACCAACGCCGACTTAGTGACGATAGTGAGCGGATGATCGCACGCCGCCAGCACTTCTAAAATCGAGCGCGTGATTCGCAGACGGCGCTCGACCGGCTGATACGCGTCGGTGTTAATGCCGAGCGCGATCGGGCTCGGCCGATAACTCGGCGCGCGCAACTCATCGATCAGCCGCGCTGCCGCGTCGGGCTTGGCAAACAGACGCGTTTCGAAATCGAGGCCGGGCGACAACCCTAAATACGAGTGCGACGGCCGCGCGAAACAATAAACGCAGCCGTGCTCGCAGCCGCGGTAAGGATTGATCGATTGGTCGAACGGAACATCCGGCGAATCGTTGCGCGAGATAACGCTGCGCGCCGCATCGACTTGCACGGTCGTTGCCGGCCGCGCCACCGCTTCGTCGAGCGCGCCCCAACCGTCGTCATCAGCTTCATGCCGGTGCGACTCGAAACGCCCATCGGTATTGCTAGCCGCGCCGCGGCCTTTATGCACCGTGCGGGTTAACGGCTTAGCATCAGGTATCGGCGGGAAAGATCGCGGATCTTTCATAACTACACTCTCGCAAACGTCGTCATCGTTTTAGAATGACACGAGCCACTTTGCAAGTTGCAGGGATATCCCATTAAAAACCCCATGGCACAGACTCGACGATTTTCGCTCTGGCTCATGCCGCCACTAGCCGTGCGGCAACGGTTCGCCGCGATTATCGACGAGCTAAGCCGGCAATTTGGAACGCCGCGCTTCGAGCCGCACCTCACATTGGCCAGCGGCGACGGCACCGAAGCCGACGTCATTGCCCGCACAACCGCCCTAGCATCGCAACTACAGGCCATCCCGATTCAGCTAACGCACGCCGGTTATACCGAGCACTATTTCCGTTGCTTGTTCGTATACGCCGACCGCAACGCACCCCTACTCGATGCCCACCGGCTGGCGGCCGAATACGTATTCGCGCGACCGGTCGACGACGACTTCATGCCGCACTTGAGCTTGGTGTACGGAAAACTTTCGATCGACGAAAAAGAAAAAATTCTCGATAGATACAGCCGCGAATTCGATATCGCATTTTCGGCGGACACATTGACCGTGTGCGCACCGGACGGTGATCCTTCGATGTGGCGACTGCTCGGACCATTTGCGCTCGCCGGTAATAACTAGAAGCTATCTCAAAAATATCGAATGCGAATCGCCTTTCCCTCATCCCCGCCCCTTCTCCCGGTGGGAGAAGGGAGTAAAACCCCTCTCCCCCCACAGGAGAGGGGAAGTTGTTACAGAGTTTCAACAAAGCAAAATGGCTTTTAACCTGACGCCAGCCGATGCGCGTGGCGCGTGGTCTCCGGCAATCGGTAGCGCGGCGTTAGTTGCAACACATAGCCGATCGCCGTTTCCAAGCTGATGCGATGGCCGATCGACACATACATCGGCCGTACACCGACGCGCGTGCGCAATGCGGCGCCGATGAGTTCGGCTTTATCGACGAGCGGGCGCCAACTGCCGCGACGTTGCGGCACCGGGTCGTGCGTGCCGATTAACAACGACTTGGCGGCGCCGATGCTGGGGATGTCGGTAACGATACCCAGGTGCGAGGCAAGGCCGATTCGGCGTGGATGCGCGTAGCCCTGGCCGTCGCACACCAGTAGATCGGGCAACGTACGCAACCGCTGCAGCGCCGCTAGCACCGCCGGAATCTCGCGAAAGCTCAGATAACCGGGAACATAGGGAAAACGCGTTACCCGGCGTGCGACCGCCTGTTCATGCAACACCAGCTCGGGATAAGAAAGGACGGCGACGGCGGCGCGCGTCACTCGGCCGTCATCCTCGAAACCAACATCAACCCCTGCCACCCAACGCACCGGCGGTAACCGATCGCGCACCACAACTTGGTCACGCAACTGCTCCTGCACCATTCGCGCTCGCGCTACTGTTCTCGGCCAAGGGTGTCGAACTGCTGCCATAGAAAGATTGCACCACAAGCAAGCGCCAGCAACCAGCGCTTGCTTGTCAACTTCGCCCGCAGCGCAGCCGACGGACGCTTGGAAGATATTTCCGGATTCTTCGGCACCCCGTAGTCACTCGCGAATATGCAAGACAACCTCGCGCATACCGCCGCGGTGCCGGTGTTCCCAAAGATAAATTCCTTGCCAGGTCCCCAGCACCAAGCGGCCGGCGTCGATTGGAATCGACAATGATGTCGCGGTCAGCGCCGCTTTAACATGCGCCGGCATGTCGTCCGGGCCCTCGGCGCGATGCGTGTAGAGCGCGTCGTCTTCCGGCACCAGACGATTCAACCAACGCTCCAGGTCGTGCTTGGCCGACGGATCGGCATTCTCTTGGATGAGTAGACTGGCCGAGGTATGGCAAACAAATAACGTACATACCCCCTGGTTGGCTTCCGATTCCCGTACAGCTTGTCGCACAGCCCCGGTAAATTCATGCAGGCCCGGCGACGATGTCGAAATGCGTATGCGTTTAATCATGCGACCATCCTAACGCACCGTCACGCCACCGCGGACATATCCCCCTTCGGGTGAGGGTTGCGCGCAACCACCTCACAGAGCTCCCAACCGACGATATAAAGCGGCAAAACCAATCTTCCCGGCTGGGATGCACAGTGGCGGACGGCGCGTTATAGTAGCCGCTCCATCCATTCCCTATAGGATCCCCTTCTCATGAAAACCGCCCGCGACATGGTGGTAAGTCTCCATTACACCCTGAAAGACGACAGCGGCGAGGTGCTCGACAGTTCCAGCGGCAACGAACCGTTGGCGTATCTCCATGGTCACGGCAACATTATCCCCGGCCTGGAAAAAGCGCTCGAGGGTACAACCGTCGGCCACAAATCGAAAGTATCGGTCGCGGCCGCCGATGGTTACGGCGAGAAGAACGACGAACTGATTTTCGAAGCACCGCGCGAACACTTCCCGACCGACATGAAGCTGGAAGAAGGCGCACGCGTGTACGCTGAAGGTCCGCAAGGACCGGTCTCCTTCGCCGTCGTCAAACTGACCGACACCGGCGCCGTCCTCGACGGCAACCATCCGCTCGCCGGCAAGACGCTACACTTCGACGTTGAAGTTGTCGAAGTCCGTCCGGCCACGAAAGAAGAACTGGCGCACGGACATGTGCATGGTGCGGGCGGTCATCACCACGACGAACACGGCCACGAGCACGAGTAAAAACTTTGATTGAGTCCCCTCTCGGGATAGAGAGGGGACTGCAGTACTTACCCCCGCACCGCCTTGTCGAAATTAGCATCGCGTCATTGTGACGCTGCATGATGACTTATCTGCATTTCTATCTGTAGCAAAGGGATTGCAACTGCTGATAGTCCCTTGACCGAACGCTTTTTGTTTGCTCGAATTGCCGGCTTAGGAAATACAAACAAGAATAGGGAGTGTTCTAATGAAGCCGTACTCGCCGTCCGTTGCCTGCCTTTTCTTCGCTTGCCTCGTGCCGAAATCGTTATAAATAACCAACGTGCACTACAGGGGGATTTATGCAATTGCTGAATGACGCTATAAGACCCAAGCGTTTATGGAAAGACGAGCGGTTGTACGATCGTAGTCATCCAAACTACCATTTCTATGATTTCGAAGGTGTCATATGCGCAGTTGATAAAAAATGCACTCTCGAACAAGTGGCTACATTCAATAGAATGCATCCAGCGCCCGGAACGTTTTCAAATACTATCCCTGTAAAAGACGGACTGCATGGATTCGCAAGTCTAGGTTCGCAAGTCTAGGATATAAAAACGCTGAATTCGATGACTTGGGTCCAATTATCCATTTTGTATCAGACGATGGGCTAGCAGTTGCAAACTACACAGATTCAACGCATAGGTTATTCCCCGGCTACGTAAAACGAACCGTTTTTCGGAGGAATGATCACATCTTTATACGAACCGTTGGCGAAGGAATCGGCGCCATGCCGAGATTGAATAAAGATCTTGCTAGAACTTTGTGGAACGGCGTAGTTAACAGCCACATCCGATATCGCGCAAACCTGCTTTATCGGACACGGTAACTAATATGTCGATTCTCTACCGTACACCCGTTGCTTTTATGCTTGCGCCTATCATTCCAAGCATTGTCTATGTGTATTTGTCGTGGGGTCAGGAAACGTCGTTGTTCTTGTTTCTGCTTACGATCGTTGTTGCTTACGGGCTCACTATCGCGTTGATGCTCCCTTCGTTTTTGATTCTGGTGCGTACTCGTAAATTCAATATTTATTCTTCCACGGTTATTCCGTTCGTCATTTTATTCTTGCTCTCAATCGCATATTCAGCGTGCTCCTACGGTGGTTTTGGCGCTTTTGAAGCTGGTGGTGACGTACTGGTAATGAACGGCAAGATAACTATGGAAGGGTGGAAGAACATTGTTGGAGACGCGGGGGTAGTGGCGTTATTAGGATCTTTGGGAGGAATCATTTTTTTTATAATCCAAAAAATCCGGTTGGGGGAAAAATCCGAATGAGAAGAAGCAGCCAGCTGATCGAGCTTAGATCATTCTTTGGCAGTGGAAGCTGCTCGCATGAGCCGTTTCAACAACATTAGTAAGCCGCGCCGCGTCTTAAAGTGGACCATCGCTTTAATCTGCGCCGCCGTCGTCGCACTTATGCTCGCGCCGGAGCGTGCCGACGAAAATATGGCGCTTGGGCCCCAGGTTTTGCAACGCGCGCAACACGATATCTACGACTTAACGATAAAAGCGGAGATTGCTCGTCTACATTTTGACAGGGCAAAGGACTGGATGGGTCGCGAGACCATTGAGGACTGGCAGTTAGAATGGTCATGCGTAGGTATCTTTTCCGCCACCCGACGCAAAGAACTCGACGAGTTCATCGAGACGACGCGCGCAACGGCAGCGACAACGGCTGAGGTCGAAAAAAGAGCGGTAAACCGCATGCGTTGGCAGCATACGCAATTCGATCGCGCTCTTGAAGAATGGCAAAACTTCCGTGCAGATCGGAAGAAGTACGAGCCCATGCCGCGAGGCAGTTCGGTGTCGCGTGATCGAGAGCTCGGCACTATTGTCATGGAACAAATCGAGTACCAGGTAAACGAAGAGTTCACCGACAATCACGGCCGCGAGCTGCAAGATAGTTATGCCGAGATAATCGCCGATCTTGTGAGCATTCACGACAAGCTAACCCGAGAACAACCTTACGTGAGCTTCGCCGAGAAATGCCAGCAGTGGCTCGAACACAAGCGGCGCGCCTACGGGCAAGCTAGTACTCCGTCAGATAAGTTTTTCCCGATGACGACGGCACGAACTGACCCCCTCGCCCTCCGGGAGAGGGCTGGGGTGAGGGAAAACATCGGTGATCGTAGCCACGCCGTCCCTCACCCCTTTCCCTCTCCCGGAGGGCGAGGGGTTTACGCACGGTGGCATGCGGAAAAACTTATCTGACGGAGTACTAGCTGATGCGACGCCCAGGAAGACAGGCCGTATTAGTTAGCCTGCTGACGTTAACCGCGTTGTCGATGCGCGCCTCCGCATCGACAACGGAGCTGCTAACGCTTTGCCGATCGGTACCACCGAACCCGCCCGCGCTCGCCTTTCCGCGGGATCCGACAGACGCCTACCTGAACGTCGTCTACGGCCGGGCGATCCTGCGCCAAATCGACGCCTGCCGCACGCTGTTAACAACAGTCGATAATGATCTCGATCTGCATTTTTACTTAGGTCGCCTGCTGGGTCTTGCCGGTGAAGAAGAACAGGCCATCTCTCATTTGCGGATTGCCGCTACGGCTGGCAGCGCCAAGAGCATTACCGCGCTCGGCTCGCTGGTCGAACGCGGCCTGCTCTCCCGCGAAGCGGCCGGACAAGATTTTCGCGCGTTTTACGAAGACGCCGCGGCTCGCGGCGATCCGGTCGCTCAAGTGCGGTTGGCCCTTACCATTCTCAAAGACCATCAGCCGTCCACCGCGGAGAGCCACCGACGCATGGTCGAGCTGTTGCAACGGGCAGCCGCGCAAGGCGATGCCTTGGCGGAATTCTACCTTGGTCATCTCTATCAATTTCCGGCGGCGGGTAAACCCGACGAGAAACTCGCAGCGCAACACTATGAGCGAGCGGCCCAAGGAGGAGTACGGGCCGCGGTCGAGCGATTGGAGCTTTTAAACCATGACGTTTCGAGCTATGTCGATTTGGACGAAATGACTTACCAGATCGCCAGCCCCGATGAGATACGCCGGCCTTAGTGCCAACCACGGTCGCGATCATAACCGTCCATCTACAATCGCCCTTCCGCCTTAATCGCGAGATAACGATTCACCGTTGCGATCGCCAGCTCGTGCGGCGGTACGTCGAGGCACATCACGCCGGCTTGTCGAAGGCGTGCCGCCGTGACATCGCGCAGTCGACGATATTCAACGGCGGCGGCGCGTAAGGCCCCATCACGTGCGGTCTCGACCGGCATGCGCTGGGTTTCATCGAGTACCTGCTCGCGCAAACTCGCGACCAACACCAGATGCCGCGGCGCCAACAATTGCACGGCGCTGATCAAGCTCGCGTCGTCTTCGTCGCGTAAATTAGTGAAGATCACCACCAACGCACGACGCCGCAATCGTTGCACCAACGATGCCGCGGCGGCTTCGAAGTCGGTCACGGTCAGCGTCGGCTGTAGATCGTAAACGGTGTGCAAGATACGGCTGACCATCGCCCGCGATTTGTGCGGCGCAAGATAACGGTCGTGGCCGCCGAGCGTCATCAAGCCGACGGCATCGCCCTGGCGTAGGCCGACATAGCCAAGCAACAACACCGAATCGAGCGCGTGATCGAAGTGCGATAGTTGACCATCGCGTGCGCCCATGCGTCGGCCGCAGTCGACCAACAACACGATGCGCTGATCGCGCTCGTCTTGGTACTCGCGCGAGATCAACTTGCCGATGCGGCGCGTCGCCTTCCAATCGATTTGGCGCAAGCTGTCGCCTTGGCGATATTCGCGCAGCTGCTCGAAGTCGATGCCCTCGCCGCGACGACGGCGCTTGAGAATGCCGCTGGCCGGTGTATGCGCGTCGGCGGCCAGCAGCGCACGGCGCGTGAGCGCGGCGAAGTTGGGATAGACGCATACCGTGTGCGCGGCCGGCAGGCGCGCGCGCCGGCGCCACAAACGCAGCGGCGACGGCACGCGCAACTCGATTGGACCGAAACTATGATCGCCGCGTGCGATCGGTCGCAGGCGATAGCGCAGCTGGCGAATGGCATTGCGCTGAAGATCGAACCGCGCCGGTAAGCCGGTGGTTTCGCAATCGGCCGGCGCGTGGTCGTAGAGCTCGACCGCGCGCAGCCAGCGCGCGCTACTGAGTTGCAGCTCGACGCCGCTCCACACCGCGAGCGGCAGCGAATCGGTCACATGACGTTGCGCGGTCGGCAACGGTAACCAGCGAACGAGCACGGCATCGACCAGCGCGACCACAGCAAGCACGGCACCGGCAACGAACCACGCCGCGGTGTAACCCGGCAACAACGACACTGCCAGCGCCAGCGCGAGCCAGGCCGCCAGCCACGCCAACAATGCGCGCGCCGGGAAAATCATGCGCGCGGTGCGTCGACCTGTGCCAACAGATTACCGAGTAGAGTGTCGACCGTCAGACCCTCGATCTCCGCCTCCGGCGCCAGTAGCACGCGATGGCGCAACGCCGGTTTGGCGATCACCTTGATGTCGTCCGGCGTGACGAACTCGCGGCCGGCGAGCAGCGCGACCCCGCGGGCTGCACGCACGAGGGCGATGCCGCCGCGCGGGCCGGCGCCGATGGCGATGCCGGGCCACGACCGCGTCGCCCGCGCCAGGCGTACGGCGTAATCGGTGACCGTCTCGTCGACCCGCAAGCTCGCCGTCAATTGCTGCAACGCCGCCACTTGCTCCGGCGCCAATACCTGCGCCACAGCATCGACTTCCAACCGATCGCCGACGCGGCCTTCGGTAACATGCCGCACCAGCTGGCGCTCGTGCTCGATACTCGGATAGTCGATGTACACCTTGAGCAGAAAGCGATCGAGCTGCGCTTCCGGCAACGCATAGGTGCCTTCCTGCTCGATCGGGTTTTGCGTCGCCAACACCAGGAACGGCGACGCCAACTCGTGCAGCGTGCCTTCGATCGTCACTTGCCGCTCTTGCATCACTTCGAGCAACGCCGCCTGTGTTTTCGCCGGTGCGCGATTGATTTCGTCGGCCAATACCAGATTGGCGAACAACGGCCCGCGCCGAATCACGAACTGGCTGCTGGCGGCGTCGAACATGGCATGGCCGGTGATGTCGGCCGGCATCAGATCCGGCGTGAACTGAATGCGCGCAAAACGACCGCCGACGGTTTTGGCGAGCGCCTTGACCAGCAAGGTCTTGCCGAGACCGGGTACGCCTTCGAGCAGGACATGACCGCCGATGAGCAACGCGCTTAGCGCTTGCTCGACGATCGCCTCCTGACCGACGAATACCTTGGCGACCTCGGTGCGCAGGCGACGCACGAGTTCGACTCCCTGGGGAAATGTAATCGGAGCGTTCATGAGTGTGGACTCGATAGTTGTTGAGTGGAACGAGACGAAATTAACGCGTCACGAATATGCGCGAGCGTAGCGGCAATGCGCAAAAAAGCCGAACGATCGCTGGCGCCGGCGCTCAGCACGTGCTCGATCTCGGCGGCATCGATGCCGGTCAAACGCTGCGCCAACGCAATCGGCCGGCCGGCATAACCCTCGCGCGCGGCATGCAATTGCAACGCCCGCCGGCAGTCTTCGCGCAGCGGCGCGAGCAACGGCTCGTAGTCGCGATCTTGCGCGTGAAACTCGCCGACCGCAGCTAGATGTTCGCGCAACCCCGGACGCACCGGCGCCGGCTCGCGTTCGATCGGACCGAAGCGTGGCGACGCGCGCCACAACCACGCGAACAACAACACCGCGGCAGCGATGAACACCGGCCAAGCACGCTCGAACAGCCAAGCGATGAGATTGGGAAATTCCGGACGCGGCGCAATAAAAATCGGCTCGGTGCCGTGAAGCATGGCGAGTCGAACGAGGAATTCGGCGTTGTCGTGATCAGCGAGAAACTTATTACTGAATAGGTCAACGCTGCCGAGCGCCGTCACCCGGCCGCGGCCGAACTCGATACCGAGCAAGGCAAAACCTTCCTTGGGTTGATCGACGCGATCCAGACGTTCGACGGTATCGTCGGCGGTGTTTTTCTCATCGTCGTCATCGTCGTCATCGTCGCTGGCGTCCGTGTTCGTGCGGTGCCGCGGCGACTGCTCGGTGTACCAGGTAAATTCGCCGTCCGCGACCGACACCTCGTCTATTACCGGCTGCTCGGTGGCGAGCAGCCCGGTGCTACCGAGATCGATCGTTAATCGGCGATCGCCGAAAGCAACGCCGACGGTCGCGCTCTCATCTTTAGGCGGCGCGCGATAGCCGACGCTGCGCACACCGAGCAGCGCACTCAAGCGATCGTCATCGGCCAACAAAATAATATGCCCACCCGCTTCGACCCAGGCCGCTAAGCGGCGCGCCTGCGCCTCATCAAACGCCGCCGGTGCGGGCAGCAGCAGCGTCGCCCGCGGCGGCAGGTTCAACAGCCGACGCGTATCGGTCACCCGCTCGACCTGAAAGCCAAGCCCCTCGAACAACAGTTGCGCGGCGTGATACGGATTCTTCCGCGCCTCGCCGGTCATCCCGACGCGCTCTTTCTCTTCCACGCGTTCGTAGTAGGCGCCGACATACCACAGCGCCGTGCCGATCAACAGCGCGATCGGCAACCCCCAGAGCAGGACCCGCTTCAAGATTGATACGCGAAATGTTCCGGCCATTGCTGGCACAGCGCCTCCAAACGCTCGAGCGAGGGTTCATGACAGGCATAGGCCACTTCTTGCCAAGCGGTCGTCAGCTGCGAAAAAAATCCGTAACGCGGCGGTACCGTGGCGCGTACACGCCGCAGGCAATCGCCCTCGGTATCACCGCGCAGAAAATCCACGCGCTCGCGATGCGCCAATGCCGACAACGTCGCCCGATAGAGCAGGCTCAAACATGCCCGCGCTTGCCGTGAACGCGCGAGCTTGAGCGCGGCAGCGGCAATATCGGTCGGCAGCGATTCCGGTCGAATATCGAAACCGGCGACTTCAGCCGGCGGCGGCGGTGTTGTCGCCGCGGCACCGGTGCGTCGTTGCCACTGGTGATACAGCGCCCATGTCAGCACCAACAGCAATCCGGCGAGCGTCAGCCACGCGACCATGCGGCCGACGGTAGCGATCCATTTACCGATAAGAACTATTGCCTTACCGATCGAACGCAGCACACGCTCAATCCAATTCTTGTCGTTGCTCGCCTCGGGTTTAGGGCCGATATATTTCCAACGCCACTTGCTGCGCTCGCTGCCGAACTCTGGGCGTTGGTACACCTCGCCGATTTTTTCGCGAGCGCGCTCGGGCGCGTCGGCCAATGTGGCGGGCGCGGTCGGCGGAGCCGCTGCCTCGGCGGTCGGCGTCATCGAACCGGCGATGATCGTTAATGCGAGCGCGACCACCAGCGTTGCCGCCCGCGCCGATGCCGCGCCGGCATCGCGCACGCGCCGGAACGCCAACTCGACGTCCCACGCTTCGAGATCGGTCCGGCGGCTCAAGTAGAGCGCGAAACCGCAAGCGACGTAGAACGGTTCGAGCAACGCGGTGGTGGCCACGCCAATAAAGGTAAACAGCAAGCCGGCAATGAGCTGTGCCGTTGCTTCGTTGCTGAAAAGATAAGTTTCGAAATCGAGTTGCTCGGCGATCGATGCTGGCAACATTAGTGCCACTAAGCCGATTAACGCGAACAGCAGCACGATCTCGAAATGCATCATGGTTATCGTGAGCCAACTGGCGGCACCACCGAC includes the following:
- a CDS encoding DUF4350 domain-containing protein, translating into MAGTFRVSILKRVLLWGLPIALLIGTALWYVGAYYERVEEKERVGMTGEARKNPYHAAQLLFEGLGFQVERVTDTRRLLNLPPRATLLLPAPAAFDEAQARRLAAWVEAGGHIILLADDDRLSALLGVRSVGYRAPPKDESATVGVAFGDRRLTIDLGSTGLLATEQPVIDEVSVADGEFTWYTEQSPRHRTNTDASDDDDDDDDEKNTADDTVERLDRVDQPKEGFALLGIEFGRGRVTALGSVDLFSNKFLADHDNAEFLVRLAMLHGTEPIFIAPRPEFPNLIAWLFERAWPVFIAAAVLLFAWLWRASPRFGPIEREPAPVRPGLREHLAAVGEFHAQDRDYEPLLAPLREDCRRALQLHAAREGYAGRPIALAQRLTGIDAAEIEHVLSAGASDRSAFLRIAATLAHIRDALISSRSTQQLSSPHS
- a CDS encoding DUF4129 domain-containing protein — protein: MQIDKLAVELRPRSTWEAIDLGVRMVQAWARPLYRAWLSVFLPAAVLIGVGIGYGLESPTIAALVIWLFKPLFDSVALHVLGSAVFGEMPSVRATWRAVPRRLLRADMWRLLALRLLPWIWWFNTQRSLLLPVMQLEGMRGKSARERRRLLARQVGGAASWLTITMMHFEIVLLFALIGLVALMLPASIAEQLDFETYLFSNEATAQLIAGLLFTFIGVATTALLEPFYVACGFALYLSRRTDLEAWDVELAFRRVRDAGAASARAATLVVALALTIIAGSMTPTAEAAAPPTAPATLADAPERAREKIGEVYQRPEFGSERSKWRWKYIGPKPEASNDKNWIERVLRSIGKAIVLIGKWIATVGRMVAWLTLAGLLLVLTWALYHQWQRRTGAAATTPPPPAEVAGFDIRPESLPTDIAAAALKLARSRQARACLSLLYRATLSALAHRERVDFLRGDTEGDCLRRVRATVPPRYGFFSQLTTAWQEVAYACHEPSLERLEALCQQWPEHFAYQS